TGGGCGCGGTGCGTGAGCAGGTTGGAGAGGTTGCCGGCCGGACAGCACGCGATGAGCAGCATGCCCAACGCCACCGAGCCGCCGACGTCGAGCGCGCGGCACAGCAGCAGCGTCAGCGCGGGCAGTACCACGAACTGCGCCGCCAGTCCCGCCACCAGCACCCCCGGCCGGCGCAGCACCGCGCGCAGATCGGCCACCCGGGTGTCCAGCGCCACACCCAGCAGGAAGACGGCGATCAGGACCTTGATCCCGGTCTGCGCCCCCTCACCCAGGGAGAGCCGGAGGGTGTCCAGGTCGGACGCGGCGATGGTCATCCGTCCCCCTCCGCCCATTTTGTTAACCTTAGTTAAGCATATGGCCGGGCGGATGCTTGTAACTAAGGGTTACCGCACGAAAAAGGCGCCACAGCACCGAGGTAGTAGCCACAGCACCCGGGTAGATCACTCGGGGGGCGTCGACCCATGACCGCGCGGACCGACCGGGCGACTACCCGGGCGCTGGGACTACCACCCGGGTGCTGTGGCTACTACCCGGGTGCTGTGGCACGCGAATTCGTGCTGTAACCCTTAGTTACATGGGCCGAGCGCGCTCAGTCGTCCTCGTTCTCCTCGGCGAACTGCTCGTGGTTGCGGATGACCTCGGCGATGATCACGTTGAGGATCTTCTCGGCGAAGTGCGGGTCAAGACCCGAGCTCTCCGCCATCGACCTCAACCGCGCGATCTGGACCGCCTCGCGGGCGGGGTCGGCCGGCGGCATGCCGGCGCTCGCCTTCAGGCGACCGACCGTCTCGGTGCACTTGAAGCGCTCCGCCAGCAGGTGCACGAGGGCGGCGTCGAGGTTGTCGATGCTCGACCGGAGTCGGTGGAGCTCGGCCCGGGCGTCGTCTGCACTCACACACCGAATCCTGCCCTACGCCGCAGTGGCGGCGTCCAGGCGTCTCGGGCGCAGCCGAGACGCCCTAGGATCCGAGCACCCGAGAAGCCTTCCGAGAGGAACCCCATGAGCGACCAGGTGATGTACACCCTCGAGCCCGACGAGCAGCCGACCCACTGGTACAACATCGTCGCCGACCTCCCGGTCCCCCCGCCGCCCCCGCTCCACCCGGGCACCCACCAGCCGGTCGGCCCGGATGACCTCGCGCCGCTGTTCCCGCCGGAGTTGATCGCACAGGAGGTCACCGGCGAGCGCTACGTCGAGATCCCCGAGCCGGTGCTCGACGTCTACCGCCAGTACCGGCCCAGCCCGCTCTACCGCGCGCGTCGCTGGGAGGAGCGACTGGGCACCAGCGCCCGGATCTACTACAAGTACGAGGGCGTCTCGCCGGCCGGCTCGCACAAGGTCAACACCGCAGTCCCGCAGGTCTACTACAACAAGATCAACGGCATCACCCGGCTCACCACGGAGACCGGCGCGGGCCAGTGGGGCACCGCCCTGTCGTACGCCGCGTCGCTGTTCGGCGTCACCTGCGAGGTGTGGCAGGTCGGCGCCTCCTTCGACACCAAGCCGCAGCGACGCACCCTGATCGAGGTCTTCGGCGGAACGGTGCACCGATCGCCCAGCCGGCTCACCGAGTCGGGCAAGGCGTTCGCGGAGGAGCACCCGGGCTCGCTGGGCATCGCGATCTCCGAAGCGGTCGAGGTCGCGGCCCAGGACCCCGAGGCGAAGTACGCCCTCGGCTCGGTGCTCAACCACGTCCTGCTGCACCAGAGCGTCATCGGCGAGGAGGCGCTGCGCCAGCTGGCCAAGGCCGGCGAGTCCGGCGCTGACCTGGTCGTCGGCTGCGCCGGCGGCGGCTCGAACTTCGCGGGGCTGGCCTTCCCGTTCCTGCGGGAGAAGCTCGCCGGCAACCAGGCGCCGCGGATCCTCGCGGTCGAGCCGAGCTCGTGCCCGACGCTGACCCGCGGCGAGTACCGCTACGACTTCGGCGACACCGCCGGCCTCACGCCGCTGATGAAGATGCACACGCTCGGCCACGACTTCGTGCCCTCGCCCATCCACGCCGGCGGCCTGCGCTACCACGGGATGGCGCCGCTGGTCTCGCACGCTGTCAACGAGGGCTACATCGACGCCGTCGCCCTCCACCAGAGCGAGTGCTTCGAGGCCGCCGTCGAGTTCGCCCGCACCCAGGGCATCGTTCCCGCACCCGAGTCGTCGCACGCGCTCGCCCAGGCCCGGCGCGAGGCGCTCGCGGCCGCGGAGACGGGCGCCGAGCCGGTCATCGTGATCGGGCTCTCCGGGCACGGCCTGCTCGAGCTCGGCGCCTACGAGAGCTTCCTCGGCGGTCGGCTCGAGGACGATCCGCTGTCCGACGAGGCGCTCAGCGCGGCGCTGGCGAACGTGCCGGTGGTCGGCTGAGGGAACCCCGGCCGACCCGACCCCGTCTGCCCTTCTACGGCCCGGGAAATGCGTGTGCAACGCATTTCCCGGGCCGTAGCGTTCTCCGTCGGCCGCGGACGCGGCGGACCAGAGACCCAGCAGACACGAGAAGGGCAACGACACAGGAACCATCGATGGACAAGATCACCCCGACGCTCCTCAGCTGGGCGTCGATCCTCGAGCAGGGCACCCGCGACCAGGCGATGACGACGGCGAGCATGCCGTTCATCCACCCCCACCTCGCGCTGATGCCCGACGCCCACCTGGGCCTGGGCGCGACGGTGGGCTCGGTCATCCCGACCCTCGGCGCGATCATCCCGGCCGCGGTCGGCGTCGACATCGGCTGCGGCATGATCGCCGTGCGCACCCGGTTCACCGCCGACGAGCTGCCGGCCGATCGGCGCCCGCTGCGGGAGGCGATCGAGCGGGCGGTCCCGCTCTCGGCCGGTGCGGCCAACCAGCGCATCTCCCGCAGCCACACCGAGCGCCGGCTCGAGGAGCTGACCGCCGCGGCCGAGCGGGCCGGCTTCGACCCCGGACGGTACGCCCAGCGGTGGGAGCTGCAGCTGGGCACGCTCGGCTCGGGCAACCACTTCATCGAGGTGACGGTCGACGAGGAGCAGCGCGTGTGGCTGTTCCTGCACTCCGGCTCGCGAGGCGTCGGCAACAGGATCGCCCAGCACCACATCGAGATCGCTCGCGACCTGTGCGCGAAGTGGTGGATCGAGCTGCCCCACAAGGACCTCGCCTACCTCGCCGAGGGCACCGACGAGTTCTGGGCGTACATCCGCGAGATGCGGTGGGCACAGCGCTACGCCCTGCTCAACCGCGAGGAGATGATGGACCGGGTGCTCCGACAGTTCGCGGAGTGGGTGGGCCTCGGCTCGGCCGACGACGTCGAGCGGCTCGAGGAGATCAACTGCCACCACAACTACACCGAGCAGGAGCGCCACTTCGGCAAGAACGTGTGGCTCTCCCGCAAGGGCGCGATCAACGCCGAGCGGGGACGGCCCGGCCTGATCCCGGGATCGATGGGCACGGCGTCGTACGTCGTCAGCGGACTCGGCAATCCGGTCGCCCTCAACTCGGCACCGCACGGCGCGGGGCGGGAGTACTCCCGCTCGAAGGCGCGCCGGACGTTCACCCGCGAGCAGCTGCGGGAGGCGATGGCGGGCATCGAGTACCGCGACACCGACGCGTTCATCGACGAGATCCCCGCGGCGTACAAGGACATCGACCAGGTGTTGGCCGACGCGGCCGACCTGGTCGAGGTCCGGCACACGCTGCGCCAGATCGTGAACGTGAAGGGCGACTGAGCACGGCTCGGGACCCGGCGATGACAGCGGTCGGGGCGGTCGGCTTGAATGGCGGGATGGAGGACGACCATCCCGACCTGACCGACCTGCCCTGGCCGCTGTCCGGCGCGGACGCCCTGCGCGCGGAGCTGGTGGCGGCGTACGCCGACCCGAGCCGTGGCCATCACGGCACCCGCCATCTCGCCGAGGTGCTGCAACGGCTCGACGAGCTCGCGGCCGCCGGGGCGTCGTACCAGCGGACGCCGGTGCTGCTCGCGGCCTGGTTCCACGACGCGGTGTACGACGGCGAGCGGGATGCCGAGGAGCGCTCGGCGACGTGGGCGGAGGAAGCCCTGCCCGAGCACACCGACGCGGACACGGTGACCGAGGTCGCACGGCTGGTCCGGCTGACCGAGCACCACCGCCCGGACCCCGCGGACGCCAACGGCTGCGCGCTGTCCGACGCGGACCTCTCGATCCTGGCGGCGCCCCGGGAGCGCTACGACGAGTACGTCGCGGCCGTGCGCTCGGAGTATGCCCACCTCGCCGACGATGTGTTCGCCGCCGGGCGCGCCGAGGTGCTGCGCGCCCTGACCGACACGCCGACGCTGTTCCGCACGGCCCACGGCCACAGCCGCTGGGAGCAGCCGGCGCGGGACAACGTGACCCGCGAGCTGGCCGGCCTGCCGTAGGCCGCGTCACCCGTCGCCACGCACAATGGAGGCGTGGACGACAGCGTGATCTTCCGGGCGCGGGCGCAGGTGCTGGCCGACCTGCAGGCCCGGGCCCTCGGTACGCCGGACTCCGTGACCGCCCTCGAGGACGCCTGCTCCGAGCGCCGCTGGTGGCTGGGACAGTGGCCGGAGGGCGCACCGTTCATCGCCGGGCTCGTGGCCCAGGACGTGCAGGACGCCCTCGCCGACCGGTTCGGCCGCCAGGCCCAGGAGGGCTTGTGGCCGGTGTGCACCCGCTGCGACGGCGGGCCCGTGCACGCCCTGCACATCGAACCCGACCTCGGCGGCCCCGATCCCACCTGGGTGTGCGAGGAGTCGGGCGTCGCCGTCGCCCCGCTCGGCGGACTCAGCCGCGGAGCAGCAGGCTGATCGCATGGTGGTCGCCGCGGTGGACCGTGCGCGACACCTCCACCGCTGTCTCGGCGGCACAGGCCCGGCGGTCATGCCTCAGCACCGGCGCGCCGGGCGGCAGCTCGAGCAGCGCGGCCTCCTCGGCGGTGGCCGCGCAGGCGGCGAGGACGTCCTCCGACCAGGTGGGGCGCAGGCCGCGGGCACCGAGGTCGTCGTACAGGCTGCCGGGGAGGGCGTCGAGCAGACCGGGCACCCGGCGCTCGACCAGGTACGTCTCGGAGAGGCAGACCGGACGCCCGTCGGCCATCCGCAGCCGCCGCCAGCGCACCAGCGGCACCCCGGGCGCGACGAGGAGCGCGGCGGCCAGCGCCTGACCGGCCGGCACCCGCTCGGCGATCAGGGTCCGCGCCTCGGCGACCACCCCGCGGCGCGCCATCTCCTCGGTGAAGCCGTGCACGCCCGTCGCGGTCCGTCGCGGCGCCGCGACGAAGGTGCCTCGGCCAGGCACCCGCTCGAGCACGCCCTCGGCCACCAGCGCGTCGAGCGCCTGGCGCACGGTCATCCGGGCCACGCCGAAGCGGTCGACCAGGTCCCGCTCGGACGGCGCCGCCGTACCGGGGGCGCTGCCGGCGACCAGGCCGCGGACGTACTCACGGATCGTGACGTGCTTGAGCGAACGGCTCATCGACCCCCCATGTGGTGCAGGCGCGTGCGGCGACCCTAGGGACGGGCGCGGCGCCCCGTCCCGGGAATCGCCGTTTCTTTGCCGTCGGGCACGGCCCGACCGCTGGGCGGGCGTCCGTAGGCTCCGGCATGCGGTCCGCGGTCGAGCTGTCCTCAGCGCTGGTCAACGGCCTCGGCACCGCCGCGTGGGTGGCGGTGCCCGATATCGCCTCGACGCGCCGGGCCCGCGCCGCGCTGCGGACCGGCATCCTCGGCGCCACGGTCACCGCCTTCGTGCTCGCCGAGCGCCACGGCCGAACCGACGTCGAGGAGCTGGACGGGGAGGAGGCGGACGGGGAGGAGCCGGACGGACGGCCGTGGCTGACCGTCGGCGCCGCGGCGGCGCTCAGCGTGATCACCCACGTCCTGGTCACGCGCGGCGTCGATGCCGGTGCGGATCGGCTGCGCCGGCGCGGCGTCCGCCACCCGCGGACGCTCCTCGGTGCCGCGCTCGGCACCGTGGTGGCGATCGGCGAGCTCGCCGCCCCCGACCGGCGCTAGGGGACGCGGACCACGCCGCGATCCGCATCGGCATGCGTGCGAACATCTGTTCGAACCCGAGGTATCCTCGATCCATGACGGTCGACTTCCAGACCAGCCTGTTCGAGACCGGCAGCCCGCAGGCCGAGGCCGCCACGGAGCGCCGCCCACTCAGCGCCGGCGCCTGGGTCGATGTCGCACGCGACTGGCTGCCCGACGCCGACGACGTGTTCGCGACCCTGGTCCGCGAGGTGCCCTGGCGTGCCGAGCGGCGGGCGATGTACGACCGGGTCGTCGACGTGCCTCGCCTCGTGTTCACCTACATGATCGGCGACGACCTGCCCCACCCGGCCCTGACCCGGGCCCGCGAGCGGCTGACGGCGCGGTACGCCGACGAGCTCGGCGAGCCGTTCCGCACGGCCGGCTGCTGCTACTACCGCGACGGCCGCGACAGCGTGGCCTGGCACGGCGACACCATCGGCCGCGGCTCGACGGACGACACGATGGTCGCCATCGTCTCCGTGGGCGACCCGCGCCGACTTCACCTGCGCCCGCGCGACCCGGATCGCCGCGACGAGGCGTTCGCGGTCGAGATGGGCCACGGCGACCTGGTCGTCATGGGCGGGTCCTGTCAACGCACCTGGGAGCACGCCGTACCCAAGGTCGCCTCCGCCGGCCCGCGGATCTCCGTGCAGTTCCGGCCCCTGAACGTCTTCTGAGGCTGCCGGCACCGGCCACTAGGACCCGTCCACCTCGGCCTGCGAGCGCAGGATGCAGAACTCGTTGCCCTCGGGGTCGGCGAGGACCACCCAGCCGCTGCCCGGGCCGTGGATGCCGCGGTGGTCGGCGACCTGGGTGGCGCCGTAGCGCAGCAGCCGGTCGACCTCCTCGTCACGGGTGCCGGTGCGCGGACGCAGGTCGAGGTGCAGCCGGTTCTTGCCCGTCTTGCGCTCGGGCACCTCGATGAACAGCAGCCGGTGACCCGAGTCCGGATCGACGATCATGCACTCCTCGTGCCCGGGTTCGTTGGGGTCGCCGGGGAGGTCGGTGTAGCCGAGGACGGGCTTCCACCACTCCGAGAGCTCGAAGGCATTGGCGCAGTCGACCGCGGTGTGGGAGACGTACGACGTCACGGGCTCACTCCTTGCGACGGGGACGGGGTGGGGGTCGGCGTCGGGGACGGGGCGGGGGTCCCGCTCGGCGTGGGCGTCGGGGTCGGCGTGTCACTCGGTGTGACCGGGTCCGTCGGCTCGGTCGGCACGGGACCCGTCGGGGTCTCGGTCGGGGTCGGTGTCGGCACCGGGGTGGGGGTGGGGGTCGGCGTCTCCTCCGCGGGCGGCTCCGGCCGGCGCTCCCCCTTGCCCTTGCCGCCGTTGCCGAACACACCGGTCAACGAGGTGCGGTCGCTGCCGTCCGTGCCGCCGGTGATCGTGGAGACGCTCTTGCCGGCGAGGAGCTCGACGGCGCTGATCACGAGCAGCGAGAGCACGAACACCGTGGCCGCGAGCACGGCGATCCGCTTCCACTGCAGCTCGGCCCAGCGACTGCGCTCCGCCGGAACCGCCTGAGGAGCGGGCTCGTCGGCGAGCTCCTCTCCCGCGGCGTCGAGATGGCGGTGGGCGCGGTCCAGCTCCCGCTCGGCCGCCTCCGGGTCGGAGCGCCGCGCGGCGCGGCGTACGTTCTGGTCGGCGAGGGTGACCCGCTGCAGCGCCGCGGCCTGGACCTCGGCCATCCGTCGGCGGCTGGACTCGATGCCCTGCTTGTAGAGCGCAGAGCTGACCGTCGCGATGATGCTGCCCAGCGCGGCGCCGATCAGGGTGCCGGCAGCGCCCAGCGTGGAGAGCAGCACCGCGACGGTGACGGCCGCGCCGGCACCCGCGAAGGTCGCGGGCCAGTCGATCCGCGACTTCGCTTCCTCGGTGTCGGTCTCAGCCATCGCGTCGCCGTAGGGCTCAGTCGGTGCCGTTCGCGGCGATGAAGGCGAGGATCTTCGCGGACAGCTCGGAACGGCACACGATCACGTCGGGCAGGTAGACGTCGGCCTGGTTGTAGACCAGCTCGCTCCCGTCGACCCGCGAGGTGAACAGGCCCGCGGCCCGGGCGACCGCGACCGGAGCCGCGGAGTCCCACTCGTACTGGCCGCCCGCGTGGACGTAGGCGTCGGCCACGTCGCGGACCACCGACATCATCTTCACACCGGCCGAGCCCATCGGGACCAGCTCGGCGTCCAACTCGGCGGCCAGTGCCTGCACGAAGGCCGGCGGCCGGGTGCGGGAGACGGCGATCCGCGGGCGCTGCGACGTGCGGGCGGGCACCACCGGCGGCGTACCGGTGTTGAAGGTCTCGCCCAGCGCGGGCTGCGCCACGGCACCGGCGACCAGGTCGCCGTCCTGCCACAGGGCCACGTGCACCGCCCAGTCGTCGCGCGGCGGCTCGGAGAACTCGCGGGTGCCGTCGAGGGGGTCGACGATCCAGGCCCGGGTCGCGCGCAGGCGGGCGTCCTTGTCGGCGGCGTTCTCGAGCGCCTCCTCGGAGAGCACCGCGTCGTCGGGCCGGTAGGTCGCCAACAGCTGCATCAGCAACTCGTGGGCGGCGCGGTCACCGGCGTCCTTCAGCTCCTTGCCGGCCAGGCCCTCGGCGCGCACCTCCAGCAGCCGGCGACCCGCCTCCTCGGCCAGCCAGGCGGCGAGACGGTGGTCGTCGGCGACGACATCGGGAGCGGGGGTACCGGGCTCGAAAGTCACGCGGTCACCCTACCGATCCCCCGTTGAGTTGCCGCTTCCTGCACATTGACTTTCCCCTTCCTCACCGTCGAGTTACGAGACTCGGCACTCAACGATGGGGAGTCGGCAATTCAACGGTTGGAGACCGGCAACTCAACGGCGAGGATGCGGCAACTCAACTGTTGAAGCGAGACTGGGTCTTCTCGAGGCCGTCGGCGATCAGGCTCTCCACCGCGTCGGCGGCGGAGTCGATCTGGAACGGCAGCTCCTTGCGCTCCCTGGTCGCGTAGTTGGAGAGCACGAAGTCAGCGACCTCCTGGCGACCCGGCGGGCGGCCGATGCCGGCCCGGACCCGGTAGAAGTCGCCGGTGCCCAGCGAGGAGCGCATCGACTTGAGACCGTTGTGGCCGTTGTCGCCGCCGCCCTTCTTGACGCGCAGCGTGCCGAAGTCGATGTCGAGCTCGTCGTGGATCGCGACGACGCGCTCGGCAGGGACCTTGTAGAAGGTGGCGAGGGCCTTGACCGGCCCGCCCGACTCGTTCATGTACGAGCGGGACTTGGCGAGCACCACCCGAGGGGTGCCGGCGCCAGGGGCGCCCAGCCTGCCCTCGACGACATCGGCCCGCCCGGACTTGTGGGCACGGAAGCCGCTGCCCATCCGACGGGCCAGCTCGTCGACCACGAGGTAGCCGATGTTGTGGCGGTGTCCGGCGTACGACGGCCCGGGGTTGCCGAGGCCGACCACGAGCCAGACGTCGGCGCTGGTCGCGTCAGCCACGGGGGTCTCCTCGGCGTCGGGTGCGGCGGTGCTCCCCGGCGCGGTCGTCCGCGCCGGGGAGATGAGTCGACCCAGGAACCACCTGAGCCGGCTCAGGGTCACTCGCTGTCGCCACCCTCGGCGGCCTCGGCCGGCGCCTCGGTCGCGGCGGTCTCGGCGGCCTCGTCGGCGGCCGGCTCCTCGGCGACCTGCTCGGTCACGTTGACGACGAGGGTCTCGGCGTCGGTCAGCAGAGTGACGCCCGAGGGCAGCTCCAGCTGGCCCGCGAGGAACTGGGTGCCGGCCTCGGCGCCCTCGATGTTGACCTCGAACTGCTCGGGGATGTGGGTGGCCTCGGCCTCGACCTGGACGGTGGTGTTCTCGGTGACGACCAGGGTGCCGCTGATCGCCTCGCCGACGATGTGGACCGGGACGTCGACGGTGACCTTCTCGCCGCGCTTGACGGCGACGAAGTCGACGTGCTCGAGGACGCGGCGGACCGGGTCGACCTGGACCTGCTTGGTCAGGGCGAGCTGCGCGGTGCCGTCGATGTCGAGCTCGAGGAGCGCGTTGGCGCCGCCGTGCTTGAGCGCCATCATCGTGGCGTGGCCCGGGAGGGTCAGGTGGATCGGCTCGTTGCCGTGGCCGTAGACGACGGCGGGGACGTTGTTGTCGCGACGGATCCGGCGGGCGGCGCCCTTACCGAACTCGGTGCGGACCTCGGCCTTGATCTTCTCGGTGCTCATGGGGAATCTCCTGCTCGTCACGTAGTGGTGGGGTGCTGCCGCCCCGGAGACGAGGAACGCCGCGCTTCCCTCACCCGGTGACCGGCAGGGCGCGCGGCGTCGTGAAGACGAGCCGGCCCAGTCGATCACGGAGTCACAGAAGCAGGTGCTCCCTCGCCGAGGCAACCGCAGAAGACTACCCGCGGCGCGGCGGCGGGACGAAATCGTCACCGGTAGGGATCGGTGATCTCCCGCAGGTCCCGCAGGGCGTCCGTCAGCGCCGCCAGGCGCTCGGCGCCCAGGTGCCGGCGCCACTCGCGCTCGATGGCCCGCTCCTCGCGGCGCGCGACCTGCTGCACCTCGCGGCCACGCGGCGCGATGACGACGAGGCGGGCCCGGGCGTCGGTGGGATCCGGCACCCGCGCGACGTACGCCGCCCGCTCCAACTGGTCGACGAGGACGCTCGCGCTCTGCTTGGTGATCCGCGCCTGCTCGGCGAGGTCGGTGACCCGGATCCCGTCCTCGCTCAGCCGGGCGGCGACGCGCGCCATCGCGGGCGTGAGGTCGGCGTACCCGGCGGCGAGCACGGCGTCGGAGACCCGCTGCTCGACGTAGCGGGCGCCGATGTACATGAGCAGTGCTGGATGCGGATCGCGCACTCCGGGTCTCCCGCTCTTGACGAAGTAGTCAGGCAGGCTGACTATAACAGTCAGGGACACTGACCACCGGAGGTCGTCATGGACAAGGCCACGATCTGGGCGCACATCCACGCCGAGCGAGCCGCATTGGCCGAGCTCCTGGCGGACCTCGACGACGAGGCGTGGCGGCACGACACCCTCTGCCCCGGGTGGAGCGTCCACGACGTCGCGGCGCACGTGATCTCCACCCCGCAGATCGGGTGGCGCTCGATGCCGGGGATGGTGGCCCGCAACCTCGGCCGCGGCTACAACACGATGATCTTCCGCGAGGTGAAGCGCCTCGGCGCCCGGGAGACGCGGGAGAGCATCCTCGGCGACTTCGAGAGGTACGCCGCCAGCACCCATCACGTCCCCACCACGACCTCGGTCGAGCCGCTGATCGACGCGCTCCTCCACCACCAGGACATCGCGCGCCCCCTCGGCCGGGAGCGCACGATGCCGGTCGAGGCGGCCGCGGTCGCCGCCGACCGGGTCCGCCGGCTGGCGCCGCTGATGGGAACCGGTCGACTCGTGCGGAGTGTGCGGATGGTGGCCACCGACGTCGCCTGGGAGCGCGGGTCCGGCCCGACCGTCACCGGCCCGATCCAGGAGCTGCTGATGCTCGCCTCCGGGCGGGCACCGGACCCGGCGCTGGTCGGCGGGGACGGGCTCGCGGCGGTGATGCCGCGCCCCTGAGGGCGACATCACTATCAGCGGGCCCGCCATCGCTCGATCGCGTCGGCGATCGCAGCGATCACTTGGACAAGCGCCCCGGGCCCGTGCGCAACGAGAGTGGTCGCCAGGATCGCCAAGCCGAAGACGAGCCAGAGAGGAGCGCCGGGTGGGCTCAGCCAGCCCGTGAGCGTGATCAGGGCGCTGATGGCGGCGAGGATGGC
This region of Nocardioides sp. L-11A genomic DNA includes:
- a CDS encoding chorismate mutase; the protein is MSADDARAELHRLRSSIDNLDAALVHLLAERFKCTETVGRLKASAGMPPADPAREAVQIARLRSMAESSGLDPHFAEKILNVIIAEVIRNHEQFAEENEDD
- a CDS encoding TrpB-like pyridoxal phosphate-dependent enzyme, which codes for MSDQVMYTLEPDEQPTHWYNIVADLPVPPPPPLHPGTHQPVGPDDLAPLFPPELIAQEVTGERYVEIPEPVLDVYRQYRPSPLYRARRWEERLGTSARIYYKYEGVSPAGSHKVNTAVPQVYYNKINGITRLTTETGAGQWGTALSYAASLFGVTCEVWQVGASFDTKPQRRTLIEVFGGTVHRSPSRLTESGKAFAEEHPGSLGIAISEAVEVAAQDPEAKYALGSVLNHVLLHQSVIGEEALRQLAKAGESGADLVVGCAGGGSNFAGLAFPFLREKLAGNQAPRILAVEPSSCPTLTRGEYRYDFGDTAGLTPLMKMHTLGHDFVPSPIHAGGLRYHGMAPLVSHAVNEGYIDAVALHQSECFEAAVEFARTQGIVPAPESSHALAQARREALAAAETGAEPVIVIGLSGHGLLELGAYESFLGGRLEDDPLSDEALSAALANVPVVG
- a CDS encoding RtcB family protein; protein product: MDKITPTLLSWASILEQGTRDQAMTTASMPFIHPHLALMPDAHLGLGATVGSVIPTLGAIIPAAVGVDIGCGMIAVRTRFTADELPADRRPLREAIERAVPLSAGAANQRISRSHTERRLEELTAAAERAGFDPGRYAQRWELQLGTLGSGNHFIEVTVDEEQRVWLFLHSGSRGVGNRIAQHHIEIARDLCAKWWIELPHKDLAYLAEGTDEFWAYIREMRWAQRYALLNREEMMDRVLRQFAEWVGLGSADDVERLEEINCHHNYTEQERHFGKNVWLSRKGAINAERGRPGLIPGSMGTASYVVSGLGNPVALNSAPHGAGREYSRSKARRTFTREQLREAMAGIEYRDTDAFIDEIPAAYKDIDQVLADAADLVEVRHTLRQIVNVKGD
- a CDS encoding GntR family transcriptional regulator; amino-acid sequence: MSRSLKHVTIREYVRGLVAGSAPGTAAPSERDLVDRFGVARMTVRQALDALVAEGVLERVPGRGTFVAAPRRTATGVHGFTEEMARRGVVAEARTLIAERVPAGQALAAALLVAPGVPLVRWRRLRMADGRPVCLSETYLVERRVPGLLDALPGSLYDDLGARGLRPTWSEDVLAACAATAEEAALLELPPGAPVLRHDRRACAAETAVEVSRTVHRGDHHAISLLLRG
- a CDS encoding alpha-ketoglutarate-dependent dioxygenase AlkB encodes the protein MTVDFQTSLFETGSPQAEAATERRPLSAGAWVDVARDWLPDADDVFATLVREVPWRAERRAMYDRVVDVPRLVFTYMIGDDLPHPALTRARERLTARYADELGEPFRTAGCCYYRDGRDSVAWHGDTIGRGSTDDTMVAIVSVGDPRRLHLRPRDPDRRDEAFAVEMGHGDLVVMGGSCQRTWEHAVPKVASAGPRISVQFRPLNVF
- a CDS encoding VOC family protein yields the protein MTSYVSHTAVDCANAFELSEWWKPVLGYTDLPGDPNEPGHEECMIVDPDSGHRLLFIEVPERKTGKNRLHLDLRPRTGTRDEEVDRLLRYGATQVADHRGIHGPGSGWVVLADPEGNEFCILRSQAEVDGS
- a CDS encoding 3'(2'),5'-bisphosphate nucleotidase CysQ, with amino-acid sequence MTFEPGTPAPDVVADDHRLAAWLAEEAGRRLLEVRAEGLAGKELKDAGDRAAHELLMQLLATYRPDDAVLSEEALENAADKDARLRATRAWIVDPLDGTREFSEPPRDDWAVHVALWQDGDLVAGAVAQPALGETFNTGTPPVVPARTSQRPRIAVSRTRPPAFVQALAAELDAELVPMGSAGVKMMSVVRDVADAYVHAGGQYEWDSAAPVAVARAAGLFTSRVDGSELVYNQADVYLPDVIVCRSELSAKILAFIAANGTD
- the pth gene encoding aminoacyl-tRNA hydrolase, producing the protein MADATSADVWLVVGLGNPGPSYAGHRHNIGYLVVDELARRMGSGFRAHKSGRADVVEGRLGAPGAGTPRVVLAKSRSYMNESGGPVKALATFYKVPAERVVAIHDELDIDFGTLRVKKGGGDNGHNGLKSMRSSLGTGDFYRVRAGIGRPPGRQEVADFVLSNYATRERKELPFQIDSAADAVESLIADGLEKTQSRFNS
- a CDS encoding 50S ribosomal protein L25/general stress protein Ctc; this translates as MSTEKIKAEVRTEFGKGAARRIRRDNNVPAVVYGHGNEPIHLTLPGHATMMALKHGGANALLELDIDGTAQLALTKQVQVDPVRRVLEHVDFVAVKRGEKVTVDVPVHIVGEAISGTLVVTENTTVQVEAEATHIPEQFEVNIEGAEAGTQFLAGQLELPSGVTLLTDAETLVVNVTEQVAEEPAADEAAETAATEAPAEAAEGGDSE
- a CDS encoding MarR family transcriptional regulator, with product MRDPHPALLMYIGARYVEQRVSDAVLAAGYADLTPAMARVAARLSEDGIRVTDLAEQARITKQSASVLVDQLERAAYVARVPDPTDARARLVVIAPRGREVQQVARREERAIEREWRRHLGAERLAALTDALRDLREITDPYR
- a CDS encoding maleylpyruvate isomerase family mycothiol-dependent enzyme — its product is MDKATIWAHIHAERAALAELLADLDDEAWRHDTLCPGWSVHDVAAHVISTPQIGWRSMPGMVARNLGRGYNTMIFREVKRLGARETRESILGDFERYAASTHHVPTTTSVEPLIDALLHHQDIARPLGRERTMPVEAAAVAADRVRRLAPLMGTGRLVRSVRMVATDVAWERGSGPTVTGPIQELLMLASGRAPDPALVGGDGLAAVMPRP